The proteins below come from a single Aegilops tauschii subsp. strangulata cultivar AL8/78 chromosome 6, Aet v6.0, whole genome shotgun sequence genomic window:
- the LOC109778923 gene encoding SKP1-like protein 1 produces the protein MATSDTGEKKMIMLKLSDGKEFDVEEVVAMESQTIRHMIEDDCADKAIPIPNINSKILSKVIEYCDKHVPAKPGNVATGSPGAAASNTVSPAALAEDLKIWDAEFIKVNHATLFDLIQAASYLKIKGLLNQTCQIVADMIRGKTLEEIRNFFNIKNDYLPEEEEKIRRENQWAFQ, from the exons ATGGCGACCTCGGACACAGGCGAGAAGAAGATGATCATGCTCAAGTTGTCCGACGGCAAGGAGTTTGACGTGGAGGAGGTGGTCGCCATGGAGTCGCAGACCATCCGCCACATGATTGAGGATGACTGCGCTGACAAAGCCATCCCGATCCCCAACATCAACTCCAAGATCCTCTCCAAGGTCATCGAGTACTGCGACAAACATGTCCCGGCCAAGCCAGGCAACGTCGCCACTGGATCCCCCGGAGCCGCTGCATCTAACACCGTGTCTCCTGCCGCCCTAGCAGAGGACCTCAAGATCTGGGACGCAGAATTCATCAAGGTCAACCATGCCACCCTCTTCGACCTCATCCAG GCAGCAAGTTACCTCAAGATCAAGGGGTTGTTGAACCAGACTTGCCAGATTGTTGCCGACATGATTAGGGGCAAAACTCTGGAGGAGATCCGTAATTTCTTCAACATCAAGAATGACTACTtgccagaggaggaggagaagatccGCAGGGAGAACCAGTGGGCATTTCAGTAG